Proteins from one Methanococcus maripaludis C5 genomic window:
- a CDS encoding UbiX family flavin prenyltransferase — MDEIIVCITGASGVIYSKRLLEVLKEENIKTSLIISNSAKKIIKHELKMEIDEFKKLADNYYENDNFFSPVASGSHKFKAAVVVPCSMKSLSSIATGYSDNLIGRVCDIALKERRNLTIVPREMPFSTIHLENMAKLSHLGVSIIPPAPGFYNDPKTIDDLVNFVVGRILDNLKIENKIFKRWGE; from the coding sequence ATGGATGAGATAATAGTTTGCATTACAGGAGCTAGCGGTGTAATTTATTCAAAACGGCTTTTAGAAGTTTTAAAAGAAGAAAATATTAAAACATCGCTGATAATTTCAAATTCCGCGAAAAAAATAATTAAACACGAACTTAAAATGGAAATTGACGAATTTAAAAAACTTGCAGATAACTACTACGAAAACGATAACTTTTTTTCACCTGTAGCATCAGGTTCACATAAATTTAAAGCAGCAGTGGTAGTTCCATGTTCTATGAAGTCTTTATCATCAATAGCAACTGGATACAGCGATAATTTAATTGGAAGAGTCTGTGACATTGCATTAAAAGAGCGAAGAAATTTAACAATTGTTCCAAGAGAAATGCCATTTAGTACAATTCATCTTGAAAATATGGCGAAACTATCACATTTAGGAGTTTCAATAATTCCGCCAGCTCCTGGATTTTATAACGATCCAAAAACAATAGACGACCTCGTCAACTTTGTTGTTGGAAGAATTTTGGACAATTTAAAAATCGAAAATAAAATATTTAAGAGATGGGGAGAATAA